A DNA window from Stutzerimonas stutzeri contains the following coding sequences:
- a CDS encoding chemotaxis protein CheA, protein MSFDADEEILQDFLVEAGEILELLSEQLVELESSPDDTGLLNAIFRGFHTVKGGAGFLQLHELVECCHIAENVFDILRKGERRVDSELMDVVLQALDAVNEMFSQVRERVEPTPASRELLAALARLAEPAAANPPAAPVEAQIPAEAEAVDTEFEQLLDAIQSPASVPAAAEAEHAPVTDEITDDEFESLLDQLHGKGQFAAAADATTPTEPDAVAAPVSNEITDDEFEALLDQLHGKGKFEAAPAAAPVSAAPAKAGDEITDDEFEALLDQLHGKGKFEPAAADVAAVEPAAPAPVKPTPKPEPARAAAPAKAAAVSKPAVAAPAEKPPAEAETTVRVDTARLDEIMNMVGELVLVRNRLVRLGSNSGDEAMAKAVSNLDVVTADLQSAVMKTRMQPIKKVFGRFPRLVRDLARSLKKEINLELVGEETDLDKNLVEALADPLVHLVRNAVDHGIEMPEEREAAGKPRTGRVVLSAEQEGDHILLIISDDGKGMDANILRAKAVEKGMLEKDAADRLSDLECYNLIFAPGFSTKTEISDVSGRGVGMDVVKTKISQLNGTVNVFSTKGQGSKVVIKVPLTLAIMPTLMVMLGNQAFAFPLVNVNEIFHLDLSRTNVVDGQEVVIVRDKALPLFYLKRWLIHDASQEEQREGHVVILSVGNQSIGFVVDQLVGQEEVVIKPLGKMLQGTPGMSGATITGDGRIALILDVPSMLKRYARRI, encoded by the coding sequence ATGAGCTTCGACGCCGATGAAGAAATCCTCCAGGACTTCCTGGTAGAGGCCGGCGAGATTCTCGAACTATTGTCCGAGCAACTCGTGGAGCTGGAAAGCAGCCCTGATGACACGGGGTTGCTCAATGCGATTTTTCGCGGGTTCCATACGGTCAAGGGCGGTGCAGGCTTCCTTCAGCTTCATGAGCTTGTGGAGTGCTGCCATATCGCCGAAAACGTCTTCGACATCCTGCGCAAGGGTGAGCGTCGCGTCGATTCCGAACTGATGGATGTCGTTCTGCAGGCACTCGATGCCGTGAACGAAATGTTCAGCCAGGTTCGCGAGCGCGTCGAACCGACTCCAGCCTCACGTGAGCTGCTCGCTGCTCTAGCGCGTCTGGCTGAGCCGGCTGCCGCCAATCCTCCGGCGGCGCCGGTCGAGGCTCAGATCCCTGCCGAGGCCGAAGCTGTCGATACCGAGTTCGAACAGCTGCTCGATGCCATTCAGTCGCCCGCCAGCGTGCCGGCAGCAGCCGAGGCCGAACACGCTCCGGTAACGGACGAGATTACCGACGACGAGTTCGAGTCGCTGCTCGATCAGTTGCATGGTAAAGGCCAGTTCGCTGCCGCAGCAGACGCGACGACACCCACCGAGCCGGACGCGGTCGCCGCGCCGGTCAGTAATGAAATTACCGATGACGAGTTCGAGGCGCTGCTCGATCAGCTCCATGGCAAAGGCAAGTTCGAAGCCGCTCCGGCCGCTGCGCCAGTAAGCGCGGCGCCAGCGAAGGCCGGTGACGAGATCACCGACGACGAGTTCGAAGCCTTGCTCGATCAGCTGCACGGCAAAGGCAAGTTCGAGCCTGCCGCTGCCGATGTGGCAGCTGTCGAACCCGCGGCGCCTGCACCAGTCAAGCCGACGCCCAAGCCAGAGCCCGCTCGCGCTGCAGCTCCAGCTAAGGCGGCAGCGGTCAGCAAGCCTGCCGTTGCGGCGCCGGCTGAGAAACCGCCAGCCGAAGCCGAAACGACGGTGCGCGTCGATACTGCGCGCCTCGATGAAATCATGAACATGGTTGGTGAGCTGGTGCTGGTGCGTAACCGTCTGGTACGCCTGGGCTCCAACAGCGGCGACGAGGCCATGGCCAAGGCTGTGTCCAACCTCGACGTGGTAACTGCCGACCTGCAGAGCGCGGTGATGAAGACCCGCATGCAGCCGATCAAGAAGGTTTTCGGCCGTTTCCCGCGATTGGTCCGTGATCTGGCGCGCAGCCTGAAGAAAGAGATCAATCTCGAGCTGGTCGGTGAAGAAACCGACCTCGACAAGAACCTCGTCGAGGCGCTTGCCGACCCGCTGGTGCACTTGGTGCGCAACGCGGTCGACCATGGCATCGAAATGCCTGAAGAGCGCGAAGCCGCTGGCAAGCCGCGCACCGGTCGGGTCGTGCTGTCCGCCGAACAGGAAGGCGATCACATCCTGCTGATCATCAGTGATGACGGCAAGGGGATGGACGCCAATATCCTGCGCGCCAAAGCGGTCGAAAAAGGCATGCTGGAGAAGGACGCAGCGGATCGCCTGAGCGATCTGGAATGTTACAACCTGATCTTCGCGCCTGGTTTCTCGACCAAGACCGAGATTTCCGACGTGTCTGGCCGCGGTGTCGGCATGGACGTCGTCAAGACCAAGATTTCCCAGCTCAACGGTACCGTCAACGTATTCTCCACCAAGGGCCAAGGCTCGAAGGTGGTGATCAAGGTGCCTCTGACGTTGGCAATCATGCCGACCCTGATGGTCATGCTCGGCAATCAGGCCTTCGCCTTCCCGCTGGTCAACGTCAACGAGATTTTCCACCTCGATCTTTCGCGCACCAACGTAGTGGACGGCCAGGAAGTGGTGATAGTGCGCGACAAGGCACTGCCTCTGTTCTACCTCAAGCGCTGGCTGATCCACGATGCGTCTCAGGAAGAGCAGCGTGAAGGTCACGTGGTCATCCTCAGTGTCGGCAACCAGAGCATCGGCTTTGTCGTCGATCAGCTGGTGGGTCAGGAGGAGGTGGTCATCAAGCCGCTGGGCAAGATGCTGCAAGGTACGCCCGGGATGTCCGGCGCAACCATCACCGGCGATGGCCGCATCGCTCTGATTCTCGATGTTCCGAGCATGCTCAAGCGGTACGCACGCCGGATTTGA
- a CDS encoding protein-glutamate methylesterase/protein-glutamine glutaminase translates to MAVKVLVVDDSGFFRRRVSEILSSDSNIQVVGTATNGREAIDQVLALKPDVVTMDYEMPMMDGITAVRQIMQRCPTPVLMFSSLTHEGARVTLDALDAGAVDYLPKNFEDISRNPEKVKQLLCEKVHTVSRSNRRYSTFCTSSASVPTVPPRGATSTLAASASRAGSTAPVPAAPAARSPAPKRKAYKLVAIGTSTGGPVALQRVLTQLPANFPAPIVLIQHMPAAFTKAFADRLDKLCRIRVKEAEDGDVLRPGLALLAPGGKQMMIDGRGAVRILPGDDRLNYKPCVDVTFGSAAKSFHDKVLAVVLTGMGADGREGARLLKQSGSQVWAQDEASCVIYGMPMAVVKANLSDAVFGLDDIGRNLAEACI, encoded by the coding sequence ATGGCAGTCAAGGTCCTGGTCGTCGACGATTCCGGCTTCTTTCGCCGGCGCGTCTCGGAAATCCTATCCTCTGATTCCAATATCCAGGTCGTCGGCACCGCCACAAACGGACGTGAGGCGATCGATCAGGTGCTGGCGCTCAAGCCAGATGTCGTGACCATGGACTACGAGATGCCAATGATGGATGGCATCACGGCGGTGCGGCAGATCATGCAGCGTTGTCCGACACCCGTGCTGATGTTCTCCTCGCTGACGCACGAAGGCGCACGAGTCACCCTCGATGCGCTGGACGCCGGCGCCGTGGACTATCTGCCAAAGAATTTCGAGGACATCTCGCGCAACCCTGAAAAGGTCAAGCAACTGCTGTGCGAGAAGGTCCATACCGTATCGCGCAGCAATCGCCGCTACAGCACGTTCTGCACGTCGAGTGCCAGCGTGCCGACTGTGCCTCCGCGTGGTGCTACATCGACACTGGCGGCGTCAGCGTCGCGGGCCGGCAGTACGGCGCCCGTGCCCGCGGCGCCGGCGGCCCGTTCGCCTGCGCCCAAGCGCAAGGCGTACAAGCTTGTTGCGATCGGTACGTCAACCGGTGGTCCTGTGGCGCTGCAGCGCGTACTAACCCAGTTGCCGGCGAATTTTCCGGCGCCGATCGTGCTCATCCAGCACATGCCGGCCGCGTTTACCAAGGCCTTCGCTGACCGTCTGGACAAGCTCTGTCGTATTCGCGTCAAGGAAGCCGAGGATGGCGACGTGCTGCGTCCCGGCCTCGCGCTGCTGGCACCGGGCGGCAAGCAGATGATGATTGATGGCCGCGGTGCGGTGCGTATCCTGCCGGGCGACGATCGCCTCAATTACAAACCCTGCGTTGACGTCACGTTTGGTTCTGCGGCCAAGTCGTTCCACGACAAGGTGCTCGCGGTGGTGCTGACCGGTATGGGCGCAGACGGCCGTGAAGGTGCGCGTCTGCTCAAGCAGAGTGGCAGCCAGGTATGGGCTCAGGATGAAGCGAGCTGCGTGATCTACGGCATGCCGATGGCCGTGGTCAAAGCCAACCTGAGCGATGCGGTTTTCGGGCTTGACGACATCGGCCGCAATCTCGCCGAGGCCTGCATTTGA
- a CDS encoding flagellar motor protein yields the protein MDVLSLIGLLLAFVAIVGGNFLEGGHISALLNGPAALIVLGGTLGAVLLQTPIAVFMRAISIGRWIFFPPRIDLARGILMVTTWSNTARKEGLLGLEPVAETEPDPYARKGLQLLVDGAEPEVIRSILEVDLYTQESRDLRAAKVYDAMGGYSPTVGIIGAVMGLIHVMGNLADPSQLGSGIAVAFVATIYGVALANLLVLPVGNKLKSVVQRQTAYREMLLEGVLSIAEGENPRSIEMKLQGFMD from the coding sequence ATGGACGTGCTCAGCCTCATCGGGCTGTTGCTGGCGTTCGTCGCCATCGTCGGGGGCAACTTCCTGGAGGGTGGACATATATCGGCTCTGCTCAACGGCCCTGCCGCGCTGATCGTGCTCGGCGGCACGTTGGGTGCGGTGTTGTTGCAGACGCCCATCGCCGTTTTCATGCGAGCGATAAGCATCGGCCGCTGGATATTCTTCCCGCCGCGCATCGATCTCGCTCGTGGCATCCTGATGGTCACCACCTGGAGCAACACAGCTCGAAAAGAGGGGCTGCTCGGCCTCGAACCAGTTGCCGAGACGGAGCCTGATCCTTACGCGCGTAAAGGTTTGCAGCTGCTAGTGGATGGTGCCGAGCCTGAGGTCATCCGCAGCATTCTGGAAGTCGATCTCTACACCCAGGAAAGCCGTGACCTGCGTGCAGCCAAGGTGTACGACGCGATGGGCGGCTATTCGCCGACTGTCGGCATCATCGGTGCGGTGATGGGGTTGATCCATGTCATGGGTAACCTGGCCGATCCCAGTCAGCTCGGTAGCGGCATTGCCGTGGCGTTCGTTGCGACCATCTATGGCGTCGCGCTTGCCAACCTGCTGGTACTACCGGTCGGCAACAAATTGAAGAGCGTTGTCCAGCGTCAGACTGCGTACCGCGAGATGTTGCTCGAAGGTGTCCTGTCCATCGCTGAGGGCGAAAATCCGCGTTCCATTGAGATGAAGCTGCAAGGCTTCATGGACTGA
- the motD gene encoding flagellar motor protein MotD — protein MARRRPPEEHENHERWLVSYADFITLLFAFFVVMYSISSINEGKYKILSDSLVGVFNQADRSVKPIPVGDERPRTTEPDVSQVDDPSGQSSAAGDLTLDPLERIAQSMRETFGELIANEQLTIRGNELWIEIELNSSLLFPSGDALPNDQAFQLIDKVAGILAPFDNPIHVEGFTDNLPISTDKFPTNWELSAARAGSVVRMLAAQGVHPSRMAAVGYGEFQPVADNATAEGRARNRRVILVVSRNLDVRRSVTGVGSGNAKPNEALRRAGTQSAPAASM, from the coding sequence ATGGCCAGACGCAGACCCCCGGAAGAGCACGAAAATCATGAGCGTTGGCTGGTTTCCTACGCTGACTTCATCACGCTGCTGTTCGCGTTCTTCGTCGTCATGTACTCGATTTCCTCGATCAACGAGGGCAAGTACAAAATTCTTTCGGACTCCTTGGTTGGTGTGTTCAATCAAGCGGACCGTTCGGTCAAACCGATTCCCGTAGGTGACGAGCGACCACGGACCACCGAGCCTGACGTGTCGCAGGTTGACGACCCGTCCGGCCAGTCTTCGGCTGCTGGCGATCTGACGCTTGACCCTCTGGAGCGCATCGCCCAGAGCATGCGCGAAACCTTCGGTGAGCTGATTGCCAACGAGCAGTTAACCATCCGCGGCAACGAGTTGTGGATAGAGATCGAGCTCAACTCCAGTCTGCTGTTTCCCAGTGGGGATGCCTTGCCCAACGATCAGGCTTTTCAGCTGATCGACAAGGTGGCCGGTATTCTGGCCCCGTTCGACAATCCCATTCATGTGGAGGGGTTTACGGACAACCTGCCCATCAGCACCGACAAGTTTCCGACCAATTGGGAGCTCTCTGCCGCACGCGCGGGAAGTGTCGTGCGGATGCTTGCAGCCCAGGGCGTCCATCCGTCGCGGATGGCAGCGGTGGGCTACGGTGAGTTTCAACCAGTGGCCGATAACGCCACCGCAGAAGGCAGAGCGCGCAATAGACGGGTGATTCTGGTGGTGTCGCGCAATCTCGATGTGCGTCGCAGCGTCACTGGAGTCGGTAGCGGGAACGCCAAGCCAAACGAAGCGTTGCGCCGGGCTGGCACACAATCTGCACCGGCTGCATCCATGTAG
- a CDS encoding ParA family protein, whose amino-acid sequence MRVWAVANQKGGVGKTTTSIALAGLLADSGKRVVVLDLDPHGSMTSYFGHDPDNLDRSVFDLFQHQGTVPDGLPWQLLLATSHERISLMPSSTVLATLERQSPGQNGLGLVIAKSLSQLWQDFDYAIIDSPPLLGVLMVNALAASQQLVIPVQTEFLAMKGLERMVSTLAMINRSRKQALPYTIVPTLFDRRTQASMNTLKVLRAGYADHLWPAFIPVDTRLRDASRAGLTPSQFDPTSRAVLAYRALLKHLLVSQASPQVA is encoded by the coding sequence ATGAGAGTCTGGGCTGTAGCCAATCAAAAGGGTGGGGTTGGAAAGACCACCACGTCGATCGCGCTGGCGGGATTGCTGGCTGATTCCGGTAAGCGCGTGGTAGTGCTCGATCTGGACCCGCATGGCTCGATGACCAGCTATTTCGGTCACGACCCCGACAACCTGGATCGAAGTGTCTTCGATCTTTTCCAGCATCAGGGCACCGTGCCGGATGGGCTGCCGTGGCAATTGCTGCTCGCCACCAGCCATGAGCGTATTTCGCTGATGCCCTCCAGCACAGTGCTGGCAACTCTGGAACGGCAGTCGCCTGGCCAGAACGGACTTGGCTTGGTCATCGCCAAGAGTTTGTCGCAGCTGTGGCAGGACTTCGATTACGCGATCATCGACAGCCCGCCGTTGCTCGGCGTGCTCATGGTCAACGCCCTGGCCGCCAGTCAGCAGTTGGTGATTCCGGTGCAGACCGAATTTCTGGCCATGAAAGGCCTGGAACGCATGGTTAGCACGCTGGCGATGATCAATCGTTCGCGCAAGCAAGCGCTGCCTTACACCATCGTGCCGACGTTGTTCGACCGTCGGACCCAGGCTTCCATGAATACGCTCAAGGTGTTGCGTGCTGGCTATGCTGACCATCTATGGCCGGCGTTCATCCCGGTCGACACACGTTTGCGTGATGCCAGTCGCGCCGGTCTGACGCCTTCGCAGTTCGATCCCACGAGTCGTGCAGTGCTTGCCTATCGTGCTTTGCTCAAGCATTTGCTGGTGTCGCAAGCCTCGCCGCAGGTGGCGTGA
- a CDS encoding CheW domain-containing protein, whose product MSRTVLTETRSQLALQSYLDGLLQDAAIELADSVSQDEFQAAVLEEQLRDTRQSQPPRLEIVQPVPPVSVPAELVVLPPMLSPEPVIELEIAPQPPSEPARVETDNHPGWGDEPFECLLFDVAGLTLAVPLVCLGSIYPLADQELTPLFGQPDWFLGILPSQAGNLKVLDTARWVMPDRYREDFREGLQYVISVQGYEWGLAVHQVSRSIRLDPSEVKWRTQRSQRPWLAGTVIEHMCALVDVTALAELISSGAVKQMPGAVKPRAH is encoded by the coding sequence ATGAGTCGCACCGTCCTAACAGAAACCCGTTCGCAGCTGGCGCTGCAGTCCTATCTCGATGGGCTGCTGCAGGATGCTGCCATCGAACTGGCGGACTCGGTCAGTCAGGATGAGTTTCAGGCTGCCGTGCTGGAGGAGCAGCTGCGTGATACCCGGCAGAGCCAGCCGCCTCGGCTGGAAATAGTCCAGCCAGTGCCGCCAGTGAGCGTGCCTGCTGAATTGGTGGTGCTACCGCCGATGCTGAGCCCTGAGCCGGTGATCGAACTCGAAATTGCACCGCAGCCACCGAGCGAACCGGCCAGGGTCGAGACTGACAATCATCCGGGCTGGGGCGACGAGCCCTTCGAATGCCTGTTGTTCGATGTCGCTGGACTGACGCTAGCAGTGCCGCTGGTATGTCTGGGGTCGATCTATCCGCTGGCGGACCAGGAGCTCACGCCACTGTTCGGCCAGCCAGACTGGTTCCTTGGCATACTGCCAAGCCAGGCGGGCAACCTGAAGGTGCTGGACACCGCACGCTGGGTAATGCCTGATCGGTACCGAGAGGATTTCCGCGAAGGCCTGCAATACGTGATATCGGTTCAAGGCTACGAATGGGGCTTGGCGGTGCATCAGGTCAGTCGCTCGATTCGCCTTGACCCCAGCGAGGTCAAATGGCGTACGCAGCGCAGCCAGCGGCCATGGCTGGCCGGTACGGTAATCGAACATATGTGCGCGCTGGTCGACGTGACTGCGCTGGCCGAGTTGATCTCCAGTGGTGCGGTCAAGCAGATGCCGGGTGCGGTGAAGCCGCGAGCGCACTGA
- a CDS encoding chemotaxis protein CheW — protein sequence MKMTSAQGSEDPVLQWVTFRLDNETYGINVMQVQEVLRYTEIAPVPGAPSYVLGIINLRGNVVTVIDTRQRFGLETASVSDNTRIVIIEADRQVIGIMVDSVAEVVYLRQSEIETAPNVGNDESAKFIQGVCNKNGELLILVELDKMMSEEEWADLESI from the coding sequence ATGAAGATGACGTCTGCGCAGGGTTCCGAAGATCCTGTTCTGCAATGGGTGACCTTCCGTCTGGATAACGAGACGTACGGCATTAACGTAATGCAGGTCCAGGAAGTATTGCGCTACACCGAGATTGCTCCGGTGCCAGGCGCGCCAAGCTACGTGCTTGGGATCATCAACTTGCGCGGCAATGTCGTGACGGTGATCGACACGCGTCAGCGTTTTGGCCTGGAAACCGCATCGGTTTCAGACAATACCCGGATCGTGATCATCGAGGCGGATCGTCAGGTGATCGGCATCATGGTCGATAGCGTTGCCGAAGTGGTTTACCTTCGCCAATCCGAGATCGAAACCGCGCCAAACGTCGGTAATGACGAATCGGCGAAGTTTATCCAGGGTGTTTGCAACAAGAACGGCGAGCTGCTGATTCTGGTCGAACTCGACAAGATGATGAGCGAAGAAGAATGGGCCGATCTTGAGAGCATCTGA
- a CDS encoding DUF2802 domain-containing protein, translated as MLIASLVASLVALAFCCLGLLGFCLWLLRRQRLLVEQQQQRDASRDKRIKELSSRLDAYLEGSLRMGDELRELNRMVAPLPDKLIQLEQRDPNNFALSQAAKLVGMGASVDDLTQTCGLSQSEAELMSKLHKARQKP; from the coding sequence ATGCTGATTGCGTCGCTGGTCGCATCGCTGGTTGCGCTGGCATTCTGCTGCCTGGGCCTGCTGGGCTTCTGTCTGTGGCTTCTCAGACGGCAGCGCCTGCTGGTAGAGCAGCAGCAGCAACGTGATGCGAGCAGGGACAAGCGGATCAAGGAGCTGAGCAGCCGTCTGGATGCCTATCTGGAAGGCAGCTTGCGCATGGGTGACGAGCTCCGCGAGCTGAATCGCATGGTTGCGCCCTTGCCCGACAAACTCATTCAGCTGGAACAGCGTGACCCGAACAATTTTGCGCTGTCGCAGGCCGCCAAGCTTGTCGGAATGGGCGCTAGTGTCGACGATTTGACGCAAACCTGCGGCCTTTCGCAATCCGAGGCCGAGCTGATGAGCAAGCTGCATAAGGCTCGCCAGAAGCCCTGA
- a CDS encoding rhodanese-like domain-containing protein — MRCILVLLFCVVSSAAVQAAEAPENVDGAMTVNVFQAKRLHDLGAVFIDVRSDRQWLWGHVEGAVHFDLASDFVNLAAREWPRELPLVIYCDSEICPRSAEAVRMAVAWGYKQVFYFRSGYFAWQLHDYPQITGEDRAGVTLNAQAH, encoded by the coding sequence ATGCGGTGCATACTGGTTCTGCTGTTTTGCGTGGTTTCGTCTGCTGCCGTACAGGCCGCCGAAGCGCCCGAAAATGTCGACGGCGCGATGACCGTGAATGTTTTTCAGGCCAAGCGATTGCATGATTTGGGCGCCGTATTCATCGACGTGCGCTCCGATCGACAATGGTTATGGGGGCACGTCGAAGGTGCTGTGCATTTTGATCTGGCCAGCGACTTCGTGAATCTGGCGGCTCGGGAATGGCCGCGTGAATTGCCTCTTGTTATCTACTGCGACAGCGAGATCTGCCCGCGAAGCGCAGAAGCCGTCCGCATGGCAGTTGCCTGGGGCTACAAGCAGGTCTTCTATTTTCGCTCGGGCTACTTTGCCTGGCAGCTACATGACTATCCGCAAATCACTGGCGAAGATCGGGCAGGAGTAACGCTCAATGCTCAGGCCCACTGA
- a CDS encoding EscU/YscU/HrcU family type III secretion system export apparatus switch protein: MTDKQPRQAIALSYDGVNAPSLSAKGDDELAEAILAIAREHEVPIYENADLVRLLARLELGDEIPEALYRTIAEIIAFAWYLKGKCPPGFQASKHEPSSPSLPLLSGPEH, translated from the coding sequence ATGACCGACAAACAGCCACGCCAGGCAATCGCGCTCAGCTACGACGGCGTAAATGCGCCGAGCCTGAGCGCCAAAGGTGACGATGAACTGGCAGAGGCGATTCTCGCTATCGCTCGCGAGCACGAGGTGCCGATCTACGAGAACGCCGATCTGGTCAGGCTGCTGGCAAGGCTGGAACTGGGCGATGAGATTCCCGAGGCGCTGTATCGGACGATTGCAGAGATCATCGCCTTCGCTTGGTATCTCAAGGGTAAATGCCCACCCGGCTTCCAGGCCTCGAAGCACGAGCCGTCGTCGCCATCGCTACCATTGCTCAGTGGGCCTGAGCATTGA
- a CDS encoding flagellar hook-length control protein FliK, protein MTEIKSTTALPPTSSPRQAIAASDLALKLLQPMQGLLAAGENAEAEVVSIREAAQAFRLVLRLTMGSGRQATVEVSSNKAPPPGTAYVITALSDTRLLASAQPAGRQPASMIDLQQLPVGSVIQGRVVATSQQQSDDGQKVFKVVISLLNSSVAGQKLNIESSNPLALGSLLTAQVKDGQSLAFLPLSGRLNQLLLGEQLGAQQNRQASLEGLFKALQGGTAALPDGLRGAAEKLLGLIPEMQQLGDAKAVAAALARSGVFLEARLLAGQTEGLQGDLKAGLLRLLAQMPNLPGSTPLAGAQAGAALGQALPAFARQALGSLAQSNARQLAIGFPLPTRLPPGLEEEADLEMLLKLAAAAVSRLQTHQLSSLAQTQIGPDGALLTTWQLELPMRDQRDIVPLQIKMQREDQPKKHDKDRGEPLWKIELAFDVAPLGPLQIQAQLTSGTLSSQLWAERGATAQLVAAELDHLRGRLQAAGLNVGELSCRQGTPPQGPSTTLEQRFVDEKA, encoded by the coding sequence ATGACCGAGATCAAGAGTACCACTGCTCTGCCACCGACCAGTTCGCCACGCCAGGCAATAGCGGCTAGCGACCTTGCGTTGAAGCTGCTGCAACCGATGCAGGGCCTGCTGGCAGCAGGCGAAAACGCGGAAGCCGAAGTCGTTAGCATCAGGGAGGCAGCGCAGGCATTTCGACTGGTGTTGCGCCTGACTATGGGCAGTGGGCGCCAGGCGACCGTGGAGGTCAGCAGCAATAAGGCCCCGCCACCTGGCACCGCCTATGTCATCACCGCGCTGTCGGACACCCGTTTGCTCGCCTCGGCGCAACCGGCCGGACGTCAACCGGCATCAATGATCGACCTTCAACAGCTGCCGGTCGGCAGCGTCATTCAGGGCCGAGTAGTCGCGACTAGCCAACAGCAGTCCGATGACGGGCAAAAAGTCTTCAAGGTGGTTATCAGCCTGCTCAACTCTTCGGTTGCGGGGCAAAAACTGAATATCGAGTCGAGCAATCCGCTTGCGCTTGGCAGCCTCCTGACGGCGCAAGTCAAGGATGGCCAGTCCCTCGCCTTTCTTCCGCTGAGCGGGCGCCTTAACCAACTCCTTCTTGGCGAACAGCTTGGCGCCCAACAGAACCGTCAGGCATCGTTGGAGGGGCTGTTCAAGGCACTCCAGGGCGGGACTGCCGCACTACCTGATGGGTTGCGCGGAGCTGCCGAAAAGCTGCTGGGACTGATACCGGAAATGCAGCAGCTAGGCGACGCCAAAGCAGTCGCCGCAGCGCTAGCCAGGAGCGGCGTGTTCCTCGAGGCGCGCCTGCTCGCCGGGCAGACCGAAGGATTGCAAGGTGATCTGAAGGCTGGCTTGCTGCGGCTGCTGGCGCAGATGCCGAATCTTCCCGGCAGCACGCCCCTCGCCGGTGCCCAAGCGGGAGCGGCACTCGGCCAGGCCCTGCCTGCGTTTGCCCGGCAGGCTCTGGGCTCCCTGGCGCAAAGTAATGCGCGCCAGCTAGCGATCGGCTTCCCGCTACCGACCAGGCTCCCCCCTGGGCTCGAAGAAGAAGCGGACCTGGAGATGCTGCTCAAGCTCGCAGCCGCCGCTGTATCGAGGCTGCAGACTCATCAATTGTCTAGCCTCGCTCAAACCCAGATCGGCCCGGATGGAGCACTACTGACAACCTGGCAATTGGAGTTACCGATGCGCGATCAGCGCGACATCGTGCCGCTGCAGATAAAAATGCAGCGCGAGGACCAGCCGAAAAAGCACGACAAGGACCGTGGAGAGCCACTCTGGAAGATCGAGCTGGCATTCGATGTTGCTCCGCTTGGCCCGCTGCAGATTCAAGCGCAACTGACAAGCGGCACCCTGTCCAGCCAACTATGGGCCGAGCGCGGCGCGACGGCCCAGTTGGTCGCCGCCGAACTGGACCATCTACGTGGGCGTTTGCAGGCAGCAGGACTGAACGTTGGTGAACTGTCCTGTCGGCAGGGCACGCCGCCGCAGGGGCCTAGCACTACGCTCGAACAACGTTTCGTGGACGAAAAAGCATGA
- the ccmA gene encoding cytochrome c biogenesis heme-transporting ATPase CcmA → MSTPFLEAVALACERDWRLLFDKLDLRLESGEMLQISGPNGSGKTSLLRLLCGLMQPTAGEVLLRGQSLNAQRGELARNLLWIGHAAGIKGLLTAEENLTWLCALHQPTNRDAIWHALAEVGLRGFEDVPCHTLSAGQQRRVGLARLYLSPPPLWILDEPFTALDKHGVAQLEKHLATHCEQGGLVVLTTHHSLTEKPAGYRELDLGQQAA, encoded by the coding sequence GTGTCAACTCCCTTCCTCGAAGCTGTAGCGCTCGCTTGTGAGCGGGATTGGCGGCTGCTTTTCGACAAGCTCGATCTGCGTCTCGAGAGCGGAGAAATGTTGCAGATTTCGGGGCCTAACGGCAGTGGCAAAACCAGTCTTCTACGCTTGCTTTGCGGGTTGATGCAGCCAACTGCTGGCGAAGTGTTGCTCAGGGGGCAGTCACTCAATGCCCAGCGCGGCGAGCTGGCGCGCAATTTGTTGTGGATCGGTCATGCAGCCGGAATCAAGGGCCTACTGACAGCAGAAGAAAACCTCACCTGGCTCTGCGCCTTGCACCAGCCGACCAATCGCGACGCCATATGGCACGCGCTTGCCGAAGTAGGACTGCGCGGCTTCGAAGACGTGCCCTGCCATACGCTCTCTGCCGGACAACAGCGTCGCGTAGGCTTGGCGCGTCTTTATCTTTCACCTCCGCCGCTGTGGATCCTCGACGAGCCCTTTACGGCCCTAGACAAGCACGGCGTGGCTCAGCTGGAAAAGCACCTGGCAACGCATTGCGAGCAGGGCGGCCTGGTGGTGCTGACCACTCACCACAGCCTGACGGAAAAGCCTGCCGGCTATCGCGAGTTGGATCTAGGGCAGCAGGCAGCATGA